From Pongo pygmaeus isolate AG05252 chromosome 2, NHGRI_mPonPyg2-v2.0_pri, whole genome shotgun sequence, a single genomic window includes:
- the ZIC1 gene encoding zinc finger protein ZIC 1 — MLLDAGPQYPAIGVTTFGASRHHSAGDVAERDVGLGINPFADGMGAFKLNPSSHELASAGQTAFTSQAPGYAAAAALGHHHHPGHVGSYSSAAFNSTRDFLFRNRGFGDAAAAASAQHSLFAASAGSFGGPHGHTDAAGHLLFPGLHEQAAGHASPNVVNGQMRLGFSGDMYPRPEQYGQVTSPRSEHYAAPQLHGYGPMNVNMAAHHGAGAFFRYMRQPIKQELICKWIEPEQLANPKKSCNKTFSTMHELVTHVTVEHVGGPEQSNHICFWEECPREGKPFKAKYKLVNHIRVHTGEKPFPCPFPGCGKVFARSENLKIHKRTHTGEKPFKCEFEGCDRRFANSSDRKKHMHVHTSDKPYLCKMCDKSYTHPSSLRKHMKVHESSSQGSQPSPAASSGYESSTPPTIVSPSTDNPTTSSLSPSSSAVHHTAGHSALSSNFNEWYV, encoded by the exons ATGCTCCTGGACGCCGGCCCCCAGTACCCAGCGATCGGCGTGACCACCTTTGGCGCGTCCCGCCACCACTCCGCGGGCGACGTGGCCGAACGAGACGTGGGCCTGGGCATCAATCCGTTCGCCGACGGCATGGGCGCCTTCAAGCTCAACCCCAGTTCGCACGAGCTGGCTTCGGCCGGCCAGACGGCCTTCACGTCGCAGGCGCCAGGCTACGCGGCTGCTGCGGCCCTGGGCCATCACCATCACCCGGGCCACGTCGGCTCCTATTCCAGCGCAGCCTTCAACTCCACGCGGGACTTTCTGTTCCGCAACCGGGGTTTTGGCGACGCGGCGGCGGCAGCCAGCGCACAGCACAGCCTCTTTGCTGCATCGGCCGGGAGCTTCGGGGGCCCACACGGCCACACGGATGCCGCGGGCCACCTCCTCTTCCCCGGGCTGCACGAGCAGGCTGCCGGCCACGCGTCGCCTAACGTGGTCAACGGGCAGATGAGGCTCGGCTTCTCGGGGGACATGTACCCGCGACCGGAGCAGTACGGCCAGGTGACCAGCCCGCGTTCCGAGCACTATGCTGCGCCGCAGCTGCACGGCTACGGGCCCATGAACGTGAACATGGCCGCGCATCACGGCGCCGGCGCCTTCTTCCGCTACATGCGCCAACCCATCAAGCAAGAgctcatctgcaagtggatcgaGCCCGAGCAGCTGGCCAACCCCAAAAAGTCGTGCAACAAAACTTTCAGCACCATGCACGAGCTAGTCACGCACGTCACCGTGGAGCACGTAGGTGGCCCGGAGCAGAGTAATCACATCTGCTTCTGGGAGGAGTGTCCGCGCGAGGGCAAGCCCTTCAAAGCCAAATATAAACTGGTTAACCACATCCGCGTGCACACAGGCGAGAAGCCCTttccctgccccttccctggCTGTGGCAAGGTCTTCGCGCGCTCCGAGAACTTAAAGATCCACAAAAGGACGCACACAG GGGAGAAGCCCTTCAAGTGCGAGTTTGAGGGCTGTGACCGGCGCTTCGCTAACAGCAGCGACCGCAAGAagcacatgcacgtgcacacgAGCGACAAGCCCTATCTTTGCAAGATGTGCGACAAGTCCTACACGCATCCCAGTTCGCTGCGCAAACACATGAAG GTCCACGAATCCTCCTCGCAGGGCTCGCAGCCTTCGCCGGCCGCCAGCTCCGGCTACGAATCCTCCACGCCTCCCACCATCGTGTCTCCCTCCACAGACAACCCAACCACCAGCTCCTTATCGCCCTCCTCCTCCGCAGTCCACCACACAGCCGGCCACAGCGCGCTCTCTTCCAATTTTAACGAATGGTACgtttaa